One genomic segment of Pirellulales bacterium includes these proteins:
- the cas2 gene encoding CRISPR-associated endonuclease Cas2, with protein MYLVVCYDVVSDHRRGRLLRRLREYLRHVQKSVFEGPLDDERLATLRSMIIDEIDPVTDTVRIYHLCRGCQPATELLGTSVFVEVEERDEVY; from the coding sequence ATGTATCTTGTTGTCTGCTATGATGTGGTGAGCGATCATCGTCGCGGACGGCTGCTGCGGCGATTGCGCGAGTACCTGCGTCACGTGCAAAAGAGCGTGTTCGAAGGTCCATTGGACGACGAGCGGCTGGCGACTCTGCGGTCCATGATTATCGACGAGATCGATCCGGTGACGGACACGGTTCGGATTTATCATCTCTGTCGCGGCTGCCAGCCGGCGACGGAACTGTTGGGCACGAGCGTGTTTGTGGAGGTCGAGGAGCGCGACGAGGTATACTAA
- the cas1 gene encoding CRISPR-associated endonuclease Cas1: MHTLSITEQGIQLHAEGNLLVLMRGKARLRQVRAAEIEQVLLFGRVELTSGAVALLARRGIDCVWLRQDGRFRARLAMRSSSNVPLRLAQYRATIDAEFCARLARNVVVAKLRYQRQVLLRAQRRLADDDLAVVLGQLRLLMHQAEREASLDRLRGFEGQGAALYFSQFGKLLRVPQFDFTHRNRRPPRDPVNACLSFGYAVLGSLVESQAQRCGLDPTLGFLHQAAYGRPSLALDVLEEFRPLVDGLVPRLLNRRQLGPNDFERRSDVSLEEALAGPDVREGATERLEEESGAAFDDRKGSGVQGSGFSEEAGESGAAFDDGFDDFAGWAANRDDTLDTSHPANPKSEIENPKSPVGVYLAEPGRRIFLSELFRRLRERVYYPPRQAAWELRDIVRQQLYHLARVIDGRDADYAPFVPE; the protein is encoded by the coding sequence ATGCACACGCTGTCGATCACCGAACAAGGCATCCAGCTTCACGCCGAAGGGAACCTGCTGGTGCTGATGCGCGGCAAGGCCCGGCTCAGGCAGGTCCGCGCGGCGGAGATCGAGCAGGTGCTGCTCTTCGGCCGCGTCGAGTTGACGTCGGGCGCGGTGGCGCTGTTGGCCCGCCGCGGCATCGATTGCGTCTGGCTGCGGCAAGACGGCCGATTTCGCGCCCGGCTGGCGATGCGGAGCTCGTCCAACGTGCCGCTCCGTTTGGCCCAGTACCGCGCAACCATCGACGCGGAGTTTTGTGCCCGGCTGGCGCGAAACGTCGTCGTCGCCAAGCTCCGCTATCAACGCCAGGTGTTGCTTCGCGCCCAGCGCCGTCTGGCCGACGACGACCTGGCGGTGGTGCTGGGGCAGCTCCGGTTGCTCATGCACCAGGCCGAACGAGAGGCCTCGCTCGACCGGCTGCGCGGTTTCGAGGGGCAAGGCGCGGCGCTCTATTTCAGCCAGTTCGGCAAGCTGCTGCGCGTGCCGCAGTTCGACTTCACGCACCGCAACCGTCGCCCGCCGCGCGACCCGGTGAACGCCTGCCTGTCGTTCGGCTATGCCGTGCTCGGCTCGCTCGTCGAGTCGCAGGCCCAGCGTTGCGGGCTGGACCCGACGCTGGGCTTTTTGCACCAGGCGGCTTACGGCCGGCCATCGCTGGCGCTGGACGTGCTGGAAGAATTCCGGCCGCTGGTCGACGGTCTGGTGCCGCGGCTGCTGAACCGCCGGCAACTTGGCCCCAACGACTTCGAGCGCCGCTCCGACGTCTCGCTGGAAGAGGCTTTGGCCGGCCCGGACGTGCGAGAGGGAGCGACCGAGCGGCTCGAGGAGGAGAGCGGCGCGGCGTTTGACGACAGGAAAGGGTCCGGGGTTCAGGGTTCAGGGTTCAGCGAGGAGGCGGGGGAGAGCGGCGCGGCGTTTGACGACGGCTTCGACGACTTCGCGGGCTGGGCCGCAAACCGTGACGATACGCTCGATACAAGCCATCCAGCCAATCCAAAATCCGAAATCGAAAATCCAAAATCACCGGTGGGCGTCTATCTGGCGGAGCCGGGCAGACGCATCTTTCTCAGCGAGCTCTTTCGCCGGCTGCGCGAGCGGGTGTATTATCCGCCGCGGCAGGCGGCCTGGGAGCTTCGCGACATCGTCCGCCAGCAGCTTTACCACTTGGCCCGGGTCATCGACGGTCGCGACGCGGACTACGCGCCGTTCGTGCCGGAATAG
- the cas6 gene encoding CRISPR system precrRNA processing endoribonuclease RAMP protein Cas6, translating to MNINNPARLATLLEHIKILPRRLWLDTPGVEASVPMLRGVWGAALHEVDGEAYREVFGGDESAGAPPQYLLRPAPPDPRLAPAVDFFLFGRGPQYDRACRLAWQEAAGRGLGPRRRPFSIRGAFVLGPDGTISEEPRAAADSVGNGAPSGPCGVPEIASAGRATAADGTPQRAFATGEADGTRSVPATLAWPLSQAVWPLPPLAPCRLVFRAPLRLRRRGSLVEQPTLADLVVAACRRIEALLPDACRDDWKNHSAAALETARAAPQSVWQGARLDLHRWSARQQNELDLHGVSGALDLPEGPGELAPLLAAAHWLHLGKGTVMGLGQFEVVGG from the coding sequence ATGAATATCAACAACCCGGCCCGCCTGGCGACCTTACTCGAACATATCAAGATCCTTCCGCGCCGGCTGTGGCTCGATACGCCGGGCGTGGAGGCCAGCGTGCCCATGCTCCGCGGCGTGTGGGGCGCCGCGCTGCACGAGGTCGACGGCGAAGCGTATCGCGAAGTGTTCGGCGGCGACGAGTCGGCGGGCGCCCCGCCCCAATACCTGCTGCGGCCCGCGCCGCCCGACCCAAGACTGGCGCCCGCCGTCGATTTTTTCCTGTTCGGCCGCGGGCCGCAATACGACCGGGCCTGCCGGCTCGCCTGGCAAGAGGCCGCCGGACGCGGGCTGGGACCGCGGCGGCGGCCGTTCTCGATTCGCGGCGCGTTTGTGCTCGGCCCCGACGGCACGATCAGCGAAGAACCGCGGGCCGCGGCCGACTCCGTAGGGAACGGGGCGCCCTCTGGGCCCTGTGGCGTTCCGGAGATCGCCTCCGCTGGCCGGGCCACCGCCGCCGACGGAACGCCGCAGAGGGCGTTTGCGACAGGGGAGGCGGACGGCACACGGAGTGTGCCTGCTACTTTGGCCTGGCCGCTGTCGCAGGCCGTTTGGCCGCTGCCGCCGCTGGCGCCCTGCCGGCTGGTCTTCCGCGCGCCGCTGCGGCTGCGACGGCGTGGCAGTCTCGTCGAGCAGCCCACGCTGGCCGATCTGGTCGTGGCGGCCTGCCGGCGAATCGAAGCCCTTTTGCCCGACGCCTGTCGCGACGATTGGAAAAACCACTCCGCCGCGGCGTTGGAAACCGCGCGCGCCGCGCCGCAATCGGTCTGGCAGGGCGCGCGTCTCGACTTGCACCGCTGGTCTGCCCGGCAACAGAATGAGCTCGATCTGCACGGAGTCAGCGGCGCGCTTGACTTGCCTGAAGGCCCCGGCGAGCTGGCTCCGCTGTTGGCCGCCGCACACTGGCTGCACCTGGGCAAGGGCACCGTCATGGGGCTGGGACAGTTCGAAGTGGTCGGTGGTTAG
- a CDS encoding MBG domain-containing protein, protein MTADNKTIVYGAIVPALTDTIAGFVNGDTASVVTGTAILSTGATSASGVGTYPITVGPGTLSAANYTFALVSGNLSVTPATLTVTADDKTKVYGAGNPLLTDTITGFVNSDPASVVSGAPALSTTATPASPVGSYAIIVGQGTLSAANYTFSFVNGTLTVVVGAGLTALDPTGQGSLAITGNAKVLVGAGGRAEILSTNSRAIVATGNATLSAPKIDIEGSPGTSIIGNAKIQGNVASGLTLVQDPALGDPFAALPMPAPPATTFPAASFTGNATATLQPGTCLAVRHGFPPLARLGRRGGRRVRPTTWRRNRRLPSSRLARRTNHRCGTALK, encoded by the coding sequence GTGACGGCCGACAACAAAACGATCGTCTACGGCGCCATCGTTCCAGCGCTCACCGACACCATCGCTGGGTTCGTCAACGGCGACACGGCGAGCGTCGTCACCGGCACGGCCATCCTCAGCACCGGCGCCACCTCGGCCAGCGGCGTCGGCACCTACCCGATCACCGTCGGGCCGGGCACGCTCAGCGCCGCGAATTACACGTTCGCGCTTGTCAGCGGTAACTTGTCGGTCACGCCCGCCACGCTGACTGTCACCGCCGATGACAAGACCAAGGTCTACGGCGCGGGGAACCCACTGCTCACGGATACGATCACCGGTTTTGTCAACAGCGACCCGGCCAGCGTGGTCTCCGGCGCGCCGGCTCTCAGTACCACGGCCACTCCGGCCAGCCCCGTCGGCAGTTACGCGATCATCGTCGGCCAAGGAACGCTCAGCGCCGCCAATTACACCTTTTCCTTCGTGAATGGAACGTTGACCGTCGTCGTCGGTGCCGGGCTGACTGCACTCGATCCGACGGGTCAGGGAAGCCTCGCGATCACCGGAAATGCCAAGGTACTGGTCGGTGCGGGCGGCCGCGCCGAAATCCTGTCGACAAATTCGCGGGCCATCGTGGCCACCGGCAATGCCACCCTGTCTGCTCCGAAGATCGACATCGAAGGCTCTCCCGGCACTTCAATCATCGGCAACGCCAAGATCCAGGGGAATGTGGCAAGCGGACTCACACTCGTGCAAGACCCGGCGTTGGGCGATCCGTTCGCGGCGTTGCCCATGCCCGCACCGCCGGCGACGACCTTCCCGGCGGCGAGCTTCACGGGCAACGCGACGGCGACGCTCCAGCCGGGCACCTGTCTGGCGGTACGGCATGGCTTTCCACCGCTTGCACGGCTCGGCCGCCGCGGCGGTCGCCGTGTACGACCCACGACTTGGCGCCGTAATCGTCGCCTCCCATCATCCAGATTGGCGAGAAGGACAAATCATCGATGTGGAACCGCGCTGAAATGA
- a CDS encoding PEP-CTERM sorting domain-containing protein (PEP-CTERM proteins occur, often in large numbers, in the proteomes of bacteria that also encode an exosortase, a predicted intramembrane cysteine proteinase. The presence of a PEP-CTERM domain at a protein's C-terminus predicts cleavage within the sorting domain, followed by covalent anchoring to some some component of the (usually Gram-negative) cell surface. Many PEP-CTERM proteins exhibit an unusual sequence composition that includes large numbers of potential glycosylation sites. Expression of one such protein has been shown restore the ability of a bacterium to form floc, a type of biofilm.), which produces MPLRKFCYAAVLLLACSSPAAAALVVTVGDLTLTGSSGDVPVYISGTGDLVGVTEFELQITPVGSAPLLLEFANSPVPDPTFSDPTYIFFGQSGDAASSSGLGSAATTNTPNDTFYGLDSATDHDVAVTSQKLLGDVPLTTLGSPGATPDSYLILLIPSSSSSLTPTGPDGNTSFSNGTQSTYYAFTSVPGTVTVEQPSVSPVPEPGTFGLLLAGMAGMLWLKRRQRYDTARRAS; this is translated from the coding sequence ATGCCCTTGCGCAAATTCTGTTACGCGGCTGTCTTACTTCTCGCCTGCTCCTCGCCCGCCGCGGCGGCCCTCGTCGTGACAGTGGGAGATCTTACGTTGACCGGCAGTTCGGGCGACGTGCCCGTCTACATCAGCGGCACGGGAGACCTGGTGGGCGTCACGGAGTTTGAGCTGCAAATCACGCCGGTCGGCTCCGCGCCACTGCTGCTGGAGTTCGCGAATTCGCCCGTGCCGGATCCGACCTTCAGCGACCCGACTTACATCTTTTTCGGCCAGAGCGGCGATGCCGCTTCTTCGAGTGGCTTAGGTTCCGCGGCCACGACCAATACTCCCAACGACACGTTTTACGGGCTCGACTCTGCGACCGACCACGACGTGGCGGTAACGTCGCAAAAGCTGCTTGGCGACGTGCCGCTGACAACGCTGGGTTCGCCTGGGGCGACGCCCGATAGCTATCTGATATTGTTGATTCCAAGCAGCAGCTCGAGTCTGACGCCGACGGGCCCCGACGGGAACACGAGTTTCTCCAACGGTACGCAGAGCACCTATTACGCCTTCACCAGCGTACCTGGCACGGTGACGGTTGAGCAGCCGTCGGTGTCACCGGTTCCCGAACCGGGCACGTTCGGCCTGTTGCTGGCCGGCATGGCGGGCATGCTGTGGCTGAAGCGACGGCAGCGCTATGACACAGCGAGGCGCGCATCCTGA